The Plasmodium brasilianum strain Bolivian I chromosome 11, whole genome shotgun sequence nucleotide sequence ATATGTGTGGTTTTGTGTGCAGATTTGTATGTGTTTATTTATAAGCTTACAATTATATGATTACctttatatacttaaattcatatgtttacatttatatgctTACATTTATGTGTTCAGATGAATATTATCCTATTTATTTACAATCCCACATCTTCACCGAGACAGCTACGTTTTAGAAGCCGTCTTgttaaaaaattgcaaacCAATAATCTTAATTTTCTTCagtttcttttttccctccTCGGACACATTagattttatatttgtgttAATATCTGACGCACTTTGAGAtaatttcacatttttttttttgttttcattacGCAATTCATGATCAATAGTGTTTGTTACATTTGTATCGGATTGAGAAAGATTGCACAGGATGTTCGATTTATTGTAATATTGATTATCAGATGTAGAATCGTCTAACGTGTCCTCTTGAAATTTGTTTTCAGTTGTCAATTTCTTATATGGGCTTTTGGACACCTTAGAACTACGAGAATTAGAGTCATTAATATTAGCACCATTTGTAGTATAAGTGTAATTAGTAGTATTCGCACAATTCGTACTCTTCGAATAATTGGTGTTATTCGCAGTAGTGGTAGCACTATTCTTCTTATAACTTGATGGGTCATAATCTAACCTTTTTGGAAAAATGGGTTTAAGGCTAATTATTGGTTTTTTTGAGCTTAATTTGACACCACAGTTATCGTTTTGTAATGCATTATTATAAGCACTGTACTTACCGTTGCTATCGGTATGTCTACTGCTACTACCGGTATGTCTACTGCTACTACCAGTATGTCTACTGCTACTACCGGTATGTCTACTGCTACTACCGGTATGTCTACTGCTACTACCGGCATGTCTACTGCTGCTACCGGTATGCCTACTTCTGCTATCAGTAtgactactactactaccgCTAGGACTATCGCTGCTAACACTACTACTGGAAGCGCCATTTTTATACACTTTTTGAAAATCCATTGCTGTTTTTCCCAGGCATATTTCAGCAGCTCCTGTGTTCTCGAATTTCTGTTGCGCATTATTACAAGCATTGCAATCTAGACCTATCTTATTTAAGAAAGCATTTTCTgcatattctattttttcatattgttCTGTGAACTCTTCCATAAATAAACTATTTGCtgctttaattttataaaaacttttCTTACCTTGTTTATTGTCTTCTTTATTactatatgtataattgttatttaaaatatgaccTTCTGCAACTAATGAGTTTTTACTGTTGTCTTCAAAAATGGATACAGAATTTTTGTAGAATTTTATTTCACTAGTTTTGGCCTCTTCTTCATCTAACTCaatctccttttttttttcatcatctaTATTACATCTCTCTTGTATGACtgtattttcaaattttttattatttatttttaacttgtTGGTATATcgtaattttcctttttctttattactTTCCTTTTCATAGTTACTACTCATATTGAAGCTACTTAACGATTTTATGATATTTAATGTACTATGGTCTTCTTCTGTGTTTCTTACCGATGGCATGATATTCGATGTGTTCAATGTATGTGCTATGCTATGATGACAATTACCACTTGTTCCACTACTTCGTCTACCATCCCTTCCGTTGCTCCCcccattttttcttctgcTACTTGCAGTAGTATTGTGAGTCAGCGCCTCGACTGTTATATTGTTCTctatatacttaaaatagCACCTCATTGAGTTAAAATTTGACTTAACAATGAGATGGCTTATTAAAAAGGGAAACCTACTTATTAAATAACTAACGGTTATATTCGgcaaatataaatgttttattttaaaaaaccaTATATGTGAACTTCCAGcattaacaatatatttacattttgaattgatatatttattatttttcaaaaaactATTATTATCCACATGATATTCTTCCTTCATAACTGAATTGATGAAATTTTTGTTCAGAAAATAATCATTTCCgcttagtttttttttcttttttttcttcttactTAGACcgttattactactactactcttcttaaatttattactataatttaATTCCTCATTTAAATAGGAGCACTGTTTTTTCATCTCTtctttattactattttctATTAACTTCAAGTGCATCGAATATCCTGAGGTTACATATTCAtacacttttttatttatctcgTTAAAAACATCAAACTTGACATAACTGttttttcctatttcttCCTCCACCTCCTCCTTTATATGATAACAGTTGGggtaaaaggaaaaaggataaaatatattatttttgatttcTTGTATTCCTCCATACTTCCTTTCTAATTGTGTTTCTAAGATTTCCTCTCTTAGATAAGGCACGTAATTGGtatctaaaatttttaattttttagtcATATAGGATGGtgcaaaatttaaaaaagattttccaaatgttttaaaaaatttgggTGCATCAATTATATACATCCTAAACAATCTACATCGATATTTTGAATTCATAATTTCTAATAACTTCATAAATGTAGACATTGGAAATTTTGACATTGATATACCTGAACAATCAATTAaggatatataattttctactTTTCCGGGGatacacaaatattttaaaaaaaattcaaaacaaaaaaaaaataaattcgtTAACTTTTCAACATCCAACAAttcaatatttaataaatttattatcattataggtctacattttttatctCTCCCATGCCAATACATTACCcctttattaatatcatgtataacatctttttcttttataggAAGAACATCAGATAACCGAAATTcaaaattactttttattaattctaaCGCTTTTGCAAAGTCAAACTGCGCTGAGTACAAATAGCGCAAACACTCATTTTCAAAGAatatcttatttatttttaacgatttatttttacaatatctTTTAAATTCACTTATTGCAATTTCTTCTTCTGTGTTAATAAAGgtattatgaaaaatgtatCTCAGTTTTGCATTTTTGTCATACACATCTTCCTTATTtggttcaaaaaaaaatacattctCATCTATTGTGTAttcatttatctttttctcaATTACCACCTTTCCTCTCGACAGTTCCATAGTAAAAAGCTATGTTTGACTTAGCTTGGATTCACTTAATatgatatatctttatttgaattattcacttttactttatttttttatttgttttcaaCTATATCTTCTGATACGATTTTACTGTGTAGTAGCTTCCTTACATGTACGAATTCGgcacatatgtgtatgtattcCTCTGTAGTATGTACTTTTCTTGTGTGTACGGATTTTTCGCGTACACACGGATTTTTttgatgtatatatatttctcttATTTGTTCTGTTTGTTCTTATTCTTTATTAGTTTTGCATATTTcttgcttatttttttacgtatttGTTGTATTCTTTTTGCGCATTTTTTGCATACCGtttgtgtattttttatgtatctttcgcgtacctttttttttttttttttttttttacagttttcagctttttattttttcgccTCTTTgctatttcctttttcattcaTTTGCAACATGCTAATAATAGtatcattaataaaatttgaaaaaacggcttcttatatataaggtgataatacatttttttaattttttagcaTATATGGAATATTTAGTTCTATCTAAATTATGTGAATTGCCCTTTATTACTCATAATTTAAAGTATGTTCACCTAATTAAGAGGtaaattgatatattttgtatgtatatatatatatatatatacatacatttatataaatacgtataaataaaactttGATATATGGAGGAACgcactctttttttttttttttctcttataacatgttatttttaaatttcttacgcataataatatgttaacttttttttgcacTTGTTAACGAATTTTTCTCGTATTATTGTTGTCATTGAGTAAGTATATTTCTAATGCCGCTAATAATGATGTTACGCTGAATTACTATTTAAACTGGCTTCTATcacttaatattattacatcaACTACCATATAAAGGTCCTTGTTACATAATTATTCGTGTGTTTTCTGTTTTCTGCACTCTTCAAAATATGAACCTTGCTATACTCGAGTAATATGAATAAGGGGCacaaatgtattttatatttttcatataaatgtattacacatgcatatacgcaaacatatatatacgtataaacacatatgtatatgtatataaaatatacaaattaaaatagtgtgttatatgataaaaaaatatttcacaattttttttttaactcatACAGGTGTACAGAGAATATGAACTGTTTTTCCTTCAACATATTCTGAACAATTTGTGCTACGTATATGAAAATGCtaaagtacaaaaaaaaaaaaaaaaaaaaatattatattaacgaaaagaaaaaaaaaaaaaaaaagaatgtacatatttcgcttattaaatatatatcaatatttaAAGTAGTATTGAAACATTAACATTTTTGAAGTCTAAATtgaagaatataaataaattaatcaTATTAGCattaatatttgtaattataaacaattaaaacATGAAAGACGAAAAAtgaaagataaaaagaaataaattagaaaaacagaaacaaaaaaaaagaaaaacaaaaaaaaagaaaaacaaaaaaaaagaaaaacaaaaaaaaaatgaataagcaacatgtatatattattaaagaaatatcTTCTATTCGTTTActacataaatatgataaatttatgtatataaaaacgtacaattttttctataattgaagtctttttttttttttttgagatttgaatatttttaaaaaatggaaaatgtggtgaatgttaaaaaaaagttaacatataaaaagaaaagaaaaaaaaatcaacaaTAAAACAACTTATTTCttagtaacagtaacataGAAAAATACGttataatttcttaatatGTTACTACTGTGATTTATTTCCAAATGGTTATTAATAAGAAATGAACAAACTCAATGaactcttttaaaattttatgacaACTTTTATACACATCatgcaaatatatgaattgtACAGGTCATGTATGAATGTAACGGTTGtgtaaaaatgtatgatTGTACaggttataaaaaaatgtatgattGTACaggttataaaaaaatgtatgattGTACaggttataaaaaaatgtatgattGTACaggttataaaaaaatgtatgattataacatgttataaaaaaaggcaTCACTGCATAGGTCatgtaaaaatgtatgaaCTGTAAAGGtcacataaaatatacaattatacAGGTTACACATAATGTACTATTGTATAAGTCATGTAAAATACATGAATTGTTCGAATTACGTAAAACATATAGgttgcatatatgtacattgtatacacataaattataaacaaaaaaacctttttttaatttttttttttggaccATGTTtttgctaaaaaaaaaagaaaaaatagcgAAATTCAAAtgtgaaaaacaaaattcgtgtaatgtgtataaataaataatatgttaattattttattttttatttcatctttcccagtataattttaattctatttaatgagtttaacaaaaaataaataaaaaattgttcaaaGGACCTTTCTTTTATCAagttttttaatgaaaaatgagaATTTATACTAAATCCCTTTTCTactactttttaattttgcaagtaatttaaaaatatttaatgagtctcaaatatgtgtataaatttCTAACGCTAcacatttattaatttgagttatatatatctacatttaattttttaatcaaAAAGGAGAACTAAAAAATAGTCAAAACGACATTGAGAGTAGTggataagtacatatatatatatatatatatatatacatatgtattaacATTTGTCTGAATTTTACATCTCCGTAAAAAacgcatatatacacgtatgcTGTTGaataatcatatttttcgTGCTATATTTGTATACCCTTCTGCATATGCAAACTCCAAGTATGCACGAACATGGGGTTGCACAACAAGGCTGCGAAGCCgttgttcatatataatcCTTCAGgaataatagaaaaagtgAAATAACTAACAATGTATACACGTTCATGCTATTTTTCaggaaacaaaaaagaagaaaaaataaaaaataaataaatataaatataaatataaatataactataatatatatatatatatatatatatatatatatatataaatacatgcctatattttcttttaacacaataataatgtaattacATCGTTCTATGCAACTTTTTtgtttaacattttttctttccaaatatatacatgaatatacgctgaattacaaaaatgtCAATAGGTGTATAGCAAAAAATATGGATTTATCAAGAATAATGTGCCAAGAACTGATAAAAGCATTTTCAGAAAGGTTACGCTGTACAACAGCTACAACTCAAGAGAGTTAAAAAAACACTGCGAagtaagaaaataaagaaaaaaaaaaaagagcacaTATAATGtgcacaatatatatatatatatatatatatacatatatgtgtgtgtacgtACTGGAAAAATAACTCTGagtatacaaataaatgtaaaaaatataataataaaataaaacaagtcAGAATGATTATTTGTATGAACAGATGtggaaaatagaaaaaaaggaaaaatataatttcttttcaaAATAGCTAGTTACATGCACTGTTTATGTTTCCCTGAAATGCAGACATCGAGAGTTGTGTGCACAGGTATTGGTATAGTAACTGGGGTTGGGGTTGGCATAGAACAATTTTGGGAAAATTTAATCAATGGATATAACTCTATTGACAAAATTACCAAATTTGATGTAACAGATATGGCATGTGGAATAGGCAGTGAAATAGacagaaaaaattttaacccATGTgatttttatacaaataaaaaggatgTAAACCGCAATGATGATTGTACTCATTATGCGGTGGCTGCAACAAGATTAGCCATAGATGATGCCCATATTGATTTACATAAAATCGATAGTGAAAAAGTAGGAACTATTATTGGAAGTGGTATTGGTGGTTTGTCTTTTTTAGAAAAGGAAATGAAAACATTACATGAAAAGGGTCATAAAAGAATAAGTCCATACTTAATTCCAGCCATGATTGCAAATACACCTTCAGGTTTTGTGTCTATTGAAAATAATCTAAGAGGAATTTCACTTGGAATGTTAAGTGCTTGTGCCACATCAGGTAATACAATTGGAGAAgcatatagatatataaaatataaggaaTATGATGTTATGATATGCGGGGGAACGGAGGCAAGTATTACACCTATCAGTTTTGCAGGATTTAATGCATTAAGAGCATTATGCATTGGATATAATGATAATCCAAAGAAGGGTTGTAGACCATTTGATTTAAAAAGAAGTGGTTTTGTTATGGGGGAAGGTTCAGGTATTTTAATTCTTGAATCTTATGCACATGCAATTAAGAGAAATGCCAAAATATATGGAGAAATTTTGGAATATTCCTCTGAAAGTGATGCATTTCATATTACTGCCCCTGAACCAAATGGAAGGGGCTTAACTAATTCAATTAACAAAGcaataaaaaatgcaaatataaatatatcggATGTTAAGTATGTGAATGCACATGGGACATCAACTAACTTAAATGACAAAATTGAAACgaaagttttaaaaaatgtctTTAAGTCTCATTCctataaattacatatatccTCAACAAAGAGTATGACTGGTCATTGTATAGGAGCCGCAGGTGCTATTGAATCTATTGTTTGTTTAAAGGCAATGGAAACAAACATTATACCACCAACTATtaattatgaacataaaGATCCTGATTGTGATTTAAATTATACACCTAATAAAAGTTTTCattcaaaagaaaatatagacATTTCcttaaatacaaatttagGATTTGGAGGACATAACACTGCATTATTATTTggaaaaattgcaaaatgAAGAGATATATAGTTGCTAAACTGTAAATCCTGTATTATTAACCACTTTGTGCTATAGTACTAtggaatttatttttgattcCCTATTTATGGTctttatacacatatgaaGCCACGTACCATGTTAATTTGGACTAGCATATATTGTAGTGAGCTAATACattacatgtgcatatacacatatatacgtatacttcacccatacatgtatatattcatattattgcACTCATCTgcaatatttaattaaaattttttttacctctACTACttctattttcatttttaacatatttaatattctttCATTAACATGTATCCATCATtgttattacattatatgcaatacacatattattaaattgttCTTATTATGTGGcagtttataaaaatatgtgggAAGTAGTTTCACTGCTCTTACTACTTATGCTTCAACCacgttataattaatttttaaattcgtTCTGTtcatctttcttttttttttttttttgcaaatttattacattatagAAGAAATGTGTTCttaaattatgtttatttaat carries:
- a CDS encoding CRAL/TRIO domain-containing protein translates to MELSRGKVVIEKKINEYTIDENVFFFEPNKEDVYDKNAKLRYIFHNTFINTEEEIAISEFKRYCKNKSLKINKIFFENECLRYLYSAQFDFAKALELIKSNFEFRLSDVLPIKEKDVIHDINKGVMYWHGRDKKCRPIMIINLLNIELLDVEKLTNLFFFCFEFFLKYLCIPGKVENYISLIDCSGISMSKFPMSTFMKLLEIMNSKYRCRLFRMYIIDAPKFFKTFGKSFLNFAPSYMTKKLKILDTNYVPYLREEILETQLERKYGGIQEIKNNIFYPFSFYPNCYHIKEEVEEEIGKNSYVKFDVFNEINKKVYEYVTSGYSMHLKLIENSNKEEMKKQCSYLNEELNYSNKFKKSSSSNNGLSKKKKKKKKLSGNDYFLNKNFINSVMKEEYHVDNNSFLKNNKYINSKCKYIVNAGSSHIWFFKIKHLYLPNITVSYLISRFPFLISHLIVKSNFNSMRCYFKYIENNITVEALTHNTTASSRRKNGGSNGRDGRRSSGTSGNCHHSIAHTLNTSNIMPSVRNTEEDHSTLNIIKSLSSFNMSSNYEKESNKEKGKLRYTNKLKINNKKFENTVIQERCNIDDEKKKEIELDEEEAKTSEIKFYKNSVSIFEDNSKNSLVAEGHILNNNYTYSNKEDNKQGKKSFYKIKAANSLFMEEFTEQYEKIEYAENAFLNKIGLDCNACNNAQQKFENTGAAEICLGKTAMDFQKVYKNGASSSSVSSDSPSGSSSSHTDSRSRHTGSSSRHAGSSSRHTGSSSRHTGSSSRHTGSSSRHTGSSSRHTDSNGKYSAYNNALQNDNCGVKLSSKKPIISLKPIFPKRLDYDPSSYKKNSATTTANNTNYSKSTNCANTTNYTYTTNGANINDSNSRSSKVSKSPYKKLTTENKFQEDTLDDSTSDNQYYNKSNILCNLSQSDTNVTNTIDHELRNENKKKNVKLSQSASDINTNIKSNVSEEGKKKLKKIKIIGLQFFNKTASKT
- a CDS encoding 3-oxoacyl-[acyl-carrier-protein] synthase i/ii; this encodes MQTPSMHEHGVAQQGCEAVYSKKYGFIKNNVPRTDKSIFRKVTLYNSYNSRELKKHCETSRVVCTGIGIVTGVGVGIEQFWENLINGYNSIDKITKFDVTDMACGIGSEIDRKNFNPCDFYTNKKDVNRNDDCTHYAVAATRLAIDDAHIDLHKIDSEKVGTIIGSGIGGLSFLEKEMKTLHEKGHKRISPYLIPAMIANTPSGFVSIENNLRGISLGMLSACATSGNTIGEAYRYIKYKEYDVMICGGTEASITPISFAGFNALRALCIGYNDNPKKGCRPFDLKRSGFVMGEGSGILILESYAHAIKRNAKIYGEILEYSSESDAFHITAPEPNGRGLTNSINKAIKNANINISDVKYVNAHGTSTNLNDKIETKVLKNVFKSHSYKLHISSTKSMTGHCIGAAGAIESIVCLKAMETNIIPPTINYEHKDPDCDLNYTPNKSFHSKENIDISLNTNLGFGGHNTALLFGKIAK